The sequence below is a genomic window from Anaerohalosphaeraceae bacterium.
CCGGCAGCCGAAGAACTCCGGACTGCGTCGCAAACAGCTCCCCAGAAAGACCTGGCGGCTCTGGCCCGTCTGGAAGAAGCCAAACTGCTCCGCTCCGTCCTGCACCTGCAGGCGGATTTGAGCCCCGAGGAGATTTCCTCCAGACTTGCCAGGGCTCAGGAGGCCGCTCAGCAGGCCCTGTTGCTGGCCCAGTCCCCGACTCTCAAAGGGTTGGCGGAGCTTCAGCTGGGGCTTTGTGCGGAAGAAGGCGGCCAGTATGAGCAGGCCCGCGATATTTACACGCGCATCATTCAGAATTCTGCTTATAAAGGAACCGCCGTCATTGAACAGGCCAAACAGCGCTTGGACCAGCTGCAGGACAACTCGGTAAAAGTCGTGTTTGCCCCGGCTCCTCCGCCGGAACCCCA
It includes:
- a CDS encoding tetratricopeptide repeat protein, producing MDAEHRHELKTNELAEFVANLPEYIRKYSNQIIGVCLILTALFVIPLWKNWRQESRRAQQAAMVSRIQNAREAVTKATRPAEGIQPAALLDPAAEELRTASQTAPQKDLAALARLEEAKLLRSVLHLQADLSPEEISSRLARAQEAAQQALLLAQSPTLKGLAELQLGLCAEEGGQYEQARDIYTRIIQNSAYKGTAVIEQAKQRLDQLQDNSVKVVFAPAPPPEPQSASENPPAELMELPASPSDSAAQ